The following are from one region of the Denitrobacterium detoxificans genome:
- a CDS encoding polysaccharide deacetylase family protein, translating to MKNRTCKWATWFAVAMLAVCALVGCASSSTASSQDDVDAVATAGVSDSGASSVAGNQASSEPTYNAQDDTRAQEFAVDPNANTEWRTKTDGTKTIWLTFDDGPSENTQKVLDILNKYNVKATFFVTGIKPDYAYMIKKAYEQGNTIGLHTYSHDYATVYASESAYFDDLDAVGALVKEQIGYVPCFIRFPGGSSNAISAEYTKGIMSELVNDVQDRGYQYFDWNISCGDGASGHTAEELAEAACDGDDYTNIVLLMHDSAGHEATVEALPTIIEHYQSLGYTFKAIDRSALASHHGVNN from the coding sequence GTGAAGAACCGTACGTGCAAATGGGCTACATGGTTTGCCGTGGCAATGCTTGCCGTCTGCGCGCTCGTTGGGTGCGCCTCGTCGTCCACTGCCTCTTCGCAGGACGATGTGGATGCCGTGGCTACGGCGGGCGTGTCCGATTCCGGCGCTTCTTCCGTTGCGGGCAATCAGGCCTCTTCCGAGCCCACTTATAATGCGCAAGACGATACGCGCGCTCAGGAATTTGCCGTCGATCCGAACGCCAACACCGAATGGCGTACGAAGACTGACGGAACCAAGACCATTTGGCTCACCTTCGACGATGGCCCTTCCGAGAACACCCAGAAGGTGCTCGATATCCTGAATAAGTACAACGTAAAGGCGACCTTCTTCGTTACGGGCATCAAGCCCGATTACGCCTACATGATCAAGAAGGCCTACGAGCAGGGCAACACCATTGGCCTGCATACCTATTCGCACGACTACGCAACCGTCTATGCGTCGGAAAGCGCGTACTTCGACGATTTGGATGCTGTGGGGGCTTTGGTGAAGGAGCAGATTGGCTACGTGCCGTGTTTCATTCGCTTCCCAGGAGGCTCGTCCAATGCCATTTCCGCGGAATACACGAAGGGCATTATGAGCGAGCTCGTAAACGACGTGCAGGATAGGGGCTACCAGTACTTCGACTGGAACATCAGCTGTGGTGATGGTGCTTCGGGCCATACTGCCGAAGAGCTCGCCGAAGCCGCGTGCGATGGCGACGATTACACGAATATCGTGCTGCTCATGCACGATTCTGCGGGGCATGAGGCCACGGTGGAGGCGCTCCCCACCATCATCGAGCACTACCAGTCGCTGGGCTATACGTTCAAGGCCATCGACCGCAGCGCTCTGGCCAGCCATCATGGCGTAAACAACTAG
- a CDS encoding adenine phosphoribosyltransferase — protein MAAYDFNDKIVSIPDYPQPGVIFKDITTLLRDAEGFQRAVDELSNHFINQGITKVVGAEARGFIIAAPVAYKLNAGLVPMRKPGKLPREVYSQEYGLEYGSDELQVHTDAITKDDRVLLVDDLIATGGTAVAQAKLLSKFGATLVGMAFLMELDYLNPRKVVREATDCDIFSLVHVS, from the coding sequence ATGGCCGCATACGACTTCAACGACAAGATCGTCAGCATCCCCGATTACCCGCAACCGGGCGTCATCTTCAAGGACATCACCACGCTCCTGCGCGACGCCGAAGGGTTTCAGCGCGCCGTGGACGAGCTATCCAACCACTTCATCAACCAGGGCATTACCAAGGTCGTAGGCGCCGAGGCGCGCGGTTTCATCATCGCCGCTCCCGTTGCATACAAGCTGAACGCTGGCCTGGTCCCCATGCGCAAGCCCGGCAAGCTGCCGCGCGAAGTCTACTCGCAGGAATACGGCCTGGAATACGGTTCCGATGAACTGCAGGTGCACACCGACGCCATCACGAAGGACGACCGCGTGCTGCTAGTCGACGACCTTATTGCCACGGGCGGCACGGCCGTAGCCCAGGCAAAGCTGCTCTCCAAGTTTGGCGCTACCCTCGTGGGCATGGCCTTCCTCATGGAGCTTGACTACCTGAACCCGCGCAAGGTCGTACGTGAAGCCACCGACTGCGACATCTTCTCGCTCGTTCACGTAAGCTAG
- a CDS encoding magnesium transporter CorA family protein, whose protein sequence is MIECFLTDETGTHAIEEPEAGCWVNVTSPTAEDRAWLEEELGVIDEFVKSALDDEETSHVDYDEDTGQTLVIIDCPFIEDAAEAEDPLMTQYDTHPLTVLFLRAQDMIVTISLKENPTLSLFAVGKVADFNTHQRTRFLLQIFSNTVQRYLRYLRSINRQFTKNEKILHQTMRNSELVKMLGLEKSLVYFSTSLRGDETTLSRIQSGRVVRLYEDDKDLLDDVFIEIRQAIEMCTVYSSILNGTMDTFSSVISNNLNLVMRTLTIVTIVLAIPTIIFSFYGMNVEGLPLTNTCLLPLGLAVVGMAGAILYFRTNNLFK, encoded by the coding sequence GTGATCGAGTGTTTCCTCACCGATGAAACGGGTACGCACGCCATCGAAGAACCCGAAGCCGGTTGCTGGGTAAACGTCACCTCCCCCACGGCCGAAGATCGCGCCTGGCTGGAAGAGGAACTGGGCGTCATCGACGAATTCGTGAAGTCGGCCCTCGACGACGAAGAGACTTCGCACGTCGACTACGACGAGGACACGGGCCAGACGCTCGTCATCATCGACTGCCCCTTCATCGAAGACGCAGCGGAAGCCGAAGACCCCCTCATGACGCAGTACGACACGCATCCGCTTACGGTGCTGTTCCTACGCGCGCAAGACATGATCGTCACCATCAGCTTGAAGGAGAACCCCACGCTGAGCCTGTTCGCCGTGGGCAAGGTTGCCGATTTCAACACGCATCAGCGCACGCGCTTTCTGCTGCAGATCTTCTCGAACACCGTGCAGCGCTACCTGCGCTACCTGCGCAGCATCAACCGCCAGTTCACCAAGAACGAAAAGATCCTGCACCAAACCATGCGCAACAGCGAACTCGTGAAAATGCTGGGCTTGGAAAAATCGCTCGTGTACTTCAGCACCTCGCTACGTGGCGACGAAACCACGCTCTCGCGCATCCAATCGGGCCGCGTCGTGCGCCTATATGAAGACGACAAGGACCTGCTCGACGACGTGTTCATCGAGATTCGCCAGGCCATCGAGATGTGCACGGTGTACAGCAGCATTCTGAACGGCACCATGGACACGTTTTCGAGCGTCATAAGCAACAACCTGAACCTGGTCATGCGAACGCTCACCATCGTGACCATCGTGCTGGCCATACCCACCATCATCTTCAGCTTCTACGGCATGAACGTAGAGGGCCTGCCCCTTACCAACACATGCCTTCTGCCCCTGGGGCTCGCCGTAGTGGGCATGGCGGGAGCCATTTTGTACTTCCGCACGAACAACCTATTCAAATAG
- a CDS encoding ABC transporter ATP-binding protein, whose amino-acid sequence MAQAYLDIRNLKKHYGEGEALLQVLRGIDVQLERGEICVLLGPSGSGKSTFLNMVGGLEPADSGSIVVNGTNIATLPDKKLVEYRRKELGFVFQFYNLVPDLTVQENIEVCAYLSKNPLPMKPLLESLGLYEHRHKFPHQISGGQQQRCAIGRALVKNPGLLLCDEPTGALDYKTSKEILQLMEEVNQQYGCTIVIVTHNDAIRHMAHRVLRLRDGVMAEDSVNEHVLPAMQLEW is encoded by the coding sequence GTGGCTCAGGCGTATTTGGACATTCGGAATCTGAAAAAGCACTACGGGGAAGGGGAGGCGCTCCTGCAGGTGCTGCGCGGTATCGACGTACAGCTCGAGCGCGGCGAAATATGCGTGCTGCTGGGGCCCAGCGGTTCGGGCAAATCGACCTTCTTGAACATGGTGGGCGGCTTGGAACCCGCTGATAGCGGTTCCATTGTGGTGAACGGCACCAACATCGCGACGCTTCCCGACAAGAAGCTCGTGGAGTATCGCCGCAAGGAGCTTGGCTTCGTCTTTCAGTTCTACAACCTTGTCCCCGACCTTACCGTTCAGGAAAACATCGAGGTTTGCGCGTATCTCTCGAAGAACCCCCTGCCTATGAAGCCGCTGCTGGAATCGCTGGGGCTGTACGAGCATCGTCATAAGTTTCCGCATCAGATTTCAGGTGGGCAGCAGCAGCGTTGCGCAATCGGTCGCGCATTGGTGAAGAACCCGGGTTTGCTTTTGTGCGACGAGCCCACCGGCGCGCTTGACTACAAGACGAGCAAGGAAATCCTGCAGCTCATGGAAGAAGTGAACCAGCAATATGGCTGCACGATCGTCATCGTTACGCATAATGACGCCATTCGCCATATGGCGCATCGCGTGCTGCGTCTGCGCGATGGCGTGATGGCGGAGGATTCCGTGAATGAGCATGTGCTTCCCGCCATGCAGCTGGAGTGGTAG
- a CDS encoding ABC transporter permease, with the protein MFLMMMFAVAFTSGFMMAANSIVVIGDGMRDAYVIEDGHFVVDFQADEDSIADVEALGCTVYQDFYNNVPLSLPETASGQLTDLTVRLYQNRTQVNLASYAQGCEPTQANEIALDRVFCANHDLSVGDSVTVNGQEFVISGIMTLPDYQALFEKNSNFIFNAITFSVAQVTPEAYEAIGSAGQTFNYSFVMNDRSLDKPTRVDIEEEMMKTLSSDGETLSDFIDYEDNQGIGYATDDAAHDQVMWMVLVIILVVIMAFVFVVLTGATIEAESAVIGTLLASGWRKGELLRHYLALPVICGFVACSLGLVLGITVMEEPMAGLYYNSYSLPPYHLIWSWRIVFLTTIVPFLLLSGITLFGLMRKLGNTPLQFLRREVAHKSRRHSLHLPDGLTYPTRFRLRVLIRNLSHFITLFAGILFASLLLLFGTCMLPVVQNYASQMRDNVAAQYEYVLKTPLELQGTSSDRAAYAAAEDIAYSDNALDGFGDYGYFSDMIRAMSVDEDATPVNTLENSSEAIAQVEKFAMATVEIERAFGGESEEVTIYGIQPDSAYWQGLDIGDGKIVATKGLAEKTKLEVGQSVSAYDAREGEAYDLCITSATESETDMSLYMSIDDFNQLFGNDADYFNAYASNEPLQIDERFVASVITPDEMDKIADQLVDSMGSIMQMMMAVAVPVYLILVYLLTKTVIDRSARSISYMKVFGYRAREVNGLYIRPITYVVLGSLVVSMPIIVSMLTVLMKVVFMSYSGNFPLVIPASNYVLLFVVGVVAYAFVAFLHVRRVKRVPLELAMKISE; encoded by the coding sequence ATGTTCCTGATGATGATGTTTGCCGTGGCGTTTACGTCGGGCTTCATGATGGCCGCCAACAGCATCGTTGTCATTGGCGATGGCATGCGCGATGCGTACGTAATTGAGGATGGGCACTTCGTTGTCGATTTCCAGGCCGACGAAGATTCCATTGCCGATGTGGAGGCCCTAGGGTGCACGGTGTACCAGGACTTTTACAACAATGTGCCGTTGTCGCTTCCCGAGACGGCTTCGGGCCAGCTCACCGACTTGACCGTGCGCCTATATCAGAATCGTACCCAGGTGAACTTGGCATCGTATGCACAGGGGTGCGAGCCCACTCAGGCGAACGAAATCGCGCTTGATCGCGTGTTCTGCGCCAATCACGATCTTTCCGTGGGTGATTCGGTCACGGTGAACGGGCAGGAGTTCGTAATCAGCGGCATCATGACGCTGCCCGATTACCAGGCCCTCTTCGAGAAGAACTCGAACTTCATCTTCAACGCCATCACGTTTAGCGTTGCTCAGGTGACGCCTGAAGCCTACGAGGCCATTGGGTCGGCGGGGCAGACGTTCAACTACTCGTTCGTGATGAACGATCGCTCCCTCGATAAGCCCACGCGCGTGGACATCGAGGAGGAGATGATGAAGACGCTCTCGAGTGATGGCGAGACGCTTTCTGACTTCATCGACTACGAGGACAACCAGGGTATTGGCTACGCCACCGACGATGCCGCTCACGACCAGGTTATGTGGATGGTGCTCGTTATCATCTTGGTGGTCATCATGGCGTTCGTGTTCGTGGTGCTCACGGGTGCCACCATTGAAGCGGAAAGTGCGGTTATCGGCACGCTGCTGGCAAGCGGATGGCGCAAGGGCGAGTTGCTCCGCCATTATCTTGCTCTGCCCGTTATCTGCGGTTTCGTTGCGTGTTCGTTGGGGCTCGTGCTGGGTATCACCGTCATGGAAGAGCCCATGGCGGGGCTGTACTACAACAGCTACAGCTTGCCGCCATATCACCTTATCTGGAGCTGGCGCATCGTCTTCCTCACGACAATCGTGCCGTTCCTGCTCCTTTCGGGCATTACGTTGTTTGGCCTGATGCGGAAGCTGGGAAATACGCCCTTGCAGTTCCTAAGGCGCGAAGTGGCGCACAAGTCGCGTCGCCATAGCCTGCACCTGCCGGATGGGCTGACGTATCCTACGCGATTCCGCCTGCGCGTGCTCATTCGCAACCTTTCGCACTTCATTACGCTCTTCGCGGGCATTTTGTTCGCGAGCCTGCTTCTTCTGTTCGGCACGTGCATGTTGCCCGTGGTGCAGAATTACGCCAGCCAGATGCGCGACAACGTTGCCGCGCAATATGAGTACGTGCTGAAGACGCCGCTCGAGCTGCAGGGGACGAGCTCCGATCGTGCTGCGTATGCTGCGGCGGAAGATATCGCGTACAGCGACAATGCGCTCGACGGCTTTGGCGATTACGGCTACTTCAGCGATATGATCCGCGCCATGTCCGTGGACGAGGATGCCACGCCTGTGAATACGCTCGAGAATTCCAGCGAGGCAATTGCCCAGGTCGAGAAGTTCGCCATGGCCACGGTCGAGATTGAGCGTGCGTTCGGCGGCGAGAGCGAAGAGGTCACCATCTACGGCATCCAGCCTGATTCGGCTTATTGGCAGGGCTTGGACATTGGCGATGGGAAGATCGTGGCCACCAAGGGTCTTGCCGAGAAGACGAAGCTCGAAGTGGGGCAGAGCGTAAGCGCGTACGATGCGCGCGAGGGCGAAGCGTACGACTTGTGCATCACGAGTGCCACCGAGAGCGAAACCGACATGTCCCTCTATATGAGCATCGACGATTTCAACCAGCTCTTTGGCAATGACGCCGACTACTTCAATGCATATGCGAGCAACGAACCTCTTCAGATTGACGAGCGCTTCGTGGCGAGCGTCATAACGCCCGATGAGATGGACAAGATCGCCGATCAGCTTGTTGACTCCATGGGCAGCATCATGCAGATGATGATGGCCGTGGCGGTGCCGGTGTACCTCATCTTGGTATATCTGCTCACCAAAACGGTTATCGACCGCAGTGCCCGCAGCATTTCGTACATGAAGGTGTTTGGCTATCGGGCGCGCGAGGTGAATGGGCTCTATATCCGCCCCATCACGTATGTCGTCCTGGGCTCGCTTGTGGTGTCGATGCCCATTATCGTGAGCATGCTTACGGTTCTCATGAAGGTTGTGTTCATGAGCTATTCGGGCAATTTTCCCTTGGTGATTCCTGCGAGCAATTACGTCTTGCTGTTCGTCGTTGGCGTGGTGGCGTACGCGTTCGTGGCGTTCCTGCATGTGCGTAGGGTTAAGCGCGTGCCTTTGGAATTGGCCATGAAGATTTCCGAATAG
- a CDS encoding type IV pilus twitching motility protein PilT, with protein MELEELLQRMIEAGASDIFVVAGLPISFQVSGRQVRSDTEPLRPADTRAIVEAIYHLANRDINMFAQNGNHDEDFSFAIPGVGRFRANIFRQRGSLSAIIRVIPFGLPKPEDFNIPEDVLSLADLSKGLVLVTGPAGAGKSTTLACIIDRMNHQRMGHIITMEDPIEYVHKHGTCIVTQREVPTDIATYGEALRSAMREAPDVMLLGEMRDYETIGTAMTAAEMAQLIFSTLHTTSASGTVDRIIDAFPASQQHQIRIQLSLVLQAIVCQQLVPSLDGGTLPAFEIMHTNTAIRNLIREQKTYQIDSVIASSQNEGMRTMDQSLFALVKEGKVAKEVALRYSIHAEALERRMEVEGL; from the coding sequence ATGGAACTTGAGGAACTCTTACAGCGCATGATCGAGGCGGGGGCCTCCGACATCTTCGTGGTAGCAGGCCTGCCCATATCGTTCCAGGTGAGCGGACGCCAGGTACGCAGCGACACCGAACCGCTGCGCCCCGCGGACACGCGGGCCATCGTGGAGGCCATCTACCATCTGGCGAATCGCGACATCAATATGTTCGCCCAGAATGGTAACCACGACGAGGACTTCTCGTTTGCCATCCCGGGCGTGGGACGTTTCCGCGCGAACATCTTCCGTCAGCGTGGCTCGCTTTCCGCCATCATCCGCGTCATCCCCTTCGGCCTGCCCAAGCCCGAAGACTTCAACATTCCCGAAGACGTGCTTTCGCTCGCCGACCTTTCGAAGGGCCTGGTGCTAGTAACAGGCCCCGCAGGCGCCGGCAAGTCCACCACGCTGGCCTGCATCATCGACCGCATGAACCACCAGCGCATGGGGCACATCATCACCATGGAAGACCCCATCGAATACGTGCACAAGCACGGCACCTGCATCGTTACGCAACGCGAAGTGCCCACCGACATTGCCACGTACGGCGAAGCGCTCCGTTCGGCCATGCGCGAAGCCCCCGATGTCATGCTGCTGGGCGAGATGCGCGACTACGAAACCATCGGCACGGCCATGACGGCCGCCGAAATGGCCCAGCTCATCTTCAGCACGCTGCATACCACCAGCGCATCGGGTACCGTCGACCGCATCATCGACGCCTTCCCCGCGTCGCAGCAGCATCAGATTCGCATCCAGCTTTCGCTGGTGCTGCAGGCAATCGTATGCCAGCAGCTCGTGCCCTCGCTCGACGGCGGCACGCTGCCCGCGTTCGAAATCATGCACACGAACACCGCCATCCGCAACCTCATCCGCGAGCAGAAGACCTACCAGATCGACTCGGTTATCGCCAGCTCGCAGAACGAGGGCATGCGCACCATGGACCAGAGCCTATTTGCCCTGGTAAAGGAAGGAAAGGTAGCCAAGGAAGTCGCCTTGCGCTACAGCATTCACGCCGAAGCGCTCGAACGCCGCATGGAAGTCGAGGGGCTGTAA
- a CDS encoding type IV pilus modification PilV family protein, producing the protein MERRAAHTKATSFSHAAFTVEAIILLVFLVGALAVFTQLFAHATTTSQQAAQLEQAVVLATDTAEQFSADPTSVAAKTTHDDLTVTCSVTQTQETGGTLYNANIVVSSSDSQVYSISTARYVSGVER; encoded by the coding sequence ATGGAGCGCCGCGCAGCACATACCAAGGCCACCTCGTTTTCTCACGCGGCATTCACCGTGGAGGCCATCATCCTGCTCGTGTTCCTCGTGGGCGCGCTTGCCGTGTTCACGCAGCTGTTCGCCCACGCCACCACCACCTCGCAACAGGCAGCCCAGCTTGAGCAGGCCGTTGTGCTGGCCACCGATACCGCCGAGCAGTTTTCCGCCGACCCCACGTCGGTAGCCGCCAAGACCACGCACGACGACCTTACCGTCACCTGCAGCGTCACCCAAACGCAGGAAACCGGCGGAACGCTGTACAACGCCAACATCGTCGTTTCCAGCAGCGATAGCCAGGTGTACAGCATCTCCACCGCACGATACGTAAGCGGGGTGGAACGATGA
- a CDS encoding DUF4860 domain-containing protein, whose product MPESTNVLDAMTAMRPARRGNKSQGMFLGILLVFFFVILLVALSSGVTVYRNVANTQANSVDAKLGLSLISNLVRSTDAADAVASADGPEGKALVLVERIDSGTYETRIYLYHGSIVQEYALANAAYTPEKATELLASSVFEFSYENGVLSITTDQGTSHVALRSEQGSA is encoded by the coding sequence ATGCCGGAAAGCACAAACGTCCTCGACGCCATGACCGCCATGCGCCCCGCGCGTCGCGGCAACAAGTCCCAAGGCATGTTCTTGGGCATCCTGCTGGTGTTCTTCTTCGTGATCCTGCTCGTGGCGCTTAGCTCAGGCGTTACGGTATACCGCAACGTTGCGAACACGCAGGCAAACTCCGTCGACGCGAAGCTGGGCCTTTCGCTCATCTCGAACCTGGTGCGCTCGACCGATGCCGCCGATGCCGTGGCCAGCGCCGACGGCCCCGAAGGCAAAGCGCTCGTTCTGGTGGAGCGCATCGATTCCGGCACGTATGAAACGCGTATCTACCTGTACCATGGCTCCATCGTCCAGGAATACGCCCTTGCCAACGCGGCATACACCCCCGAAAAGGCAACCGAGCTCCTCGCGTCTAGCGTCTTCGAATTCTCGTACGAGAACGGCGTGCTTTCCATCACCACCGACCAGGGCACATCGCATGTTGCCCTGCGCAGCGAACAAGGGAGCGCGTAA
- a CDS encoding type II secretion system protein has protein sequence MYHEQTYASLRKRRIHRIVAVAIVVILAALVAFSVQLAQQNARTQAAASLRNAILNSAKECCAVEGSYPSSLSHLEDAYGLTNNHNDYVVTYEWFADNVLPSVVVVPR, from the coding sequence ATGTATCACGAGCAGACATACGCAAGCCTTCGGAAGCGACGCATCCACCGCATCGTGGCGGTAGCGATTGTCGTTATCCTGGCCGCTCTCGTGGCGTTCAGCGTGCAGCTAGCTCAGCAGAACGCGCGCACCCAAGCCGCGGCTTCGCTGCGCAACGCCATCCTGAACTCAGCCAAGGAATGCTGCGCGGTAGAGGGCTCGTATCCTTCGTCGCTTTCCCATCTGGAAGACGCATATGGCCTGACCAACAACCATAACGACTACGTCGTCACCTACGAATGGTTCGCGGACAACGTACTGCCCAGCGTGGTGGTGGTGCCCCGATGA
- a CDS encoding type II secretion system F family protein, which produces MAQSLLESSALSAFFGSIATMIAAGIQTDEAVLMLAENREESHFKAVCDQVYIGLISGKTLSDAMEETGAFPRYALDMVRTGEHAGRLERVLRSLDLYYDEEHRMFAKLQSSVAYPAALLSIMAIILGFTVAVILPVFVDVYQNMSGSLTAGSFGAVSLSVTIGWAALGVTVVCALAAIALVIASRTEAGRQRVLNLFEGFPSTRQAMYQLALSRFTVALSTYIASGINNEDAMQRAIETVDHVALRKKLKAARNTMVSTDNPRSLAQAIAENDIFEPLYARMLTVGSHSGSIDSVLGRLSQMFFEDTVTQVDKVIDRVEPILAALLTLAVGATLVAVMLPLIGIMGSIG; this is translated from the coding sequence ATGGCCCAATCATTGCTCGAAAGCAGCGCGCTCAGCGCCTTCTTCGGCAGCATCGCCACCATGATCGCGGCGGGCATCCAAACCGACGAAGCGGTGCTCATGCTCGCCGAAAACCGAGAAGAATCGCACTTCAAAGCCGTATGCGACCAAGTATACATAGGGCTCATCTCCGGCAAGACACTCTCCGATGCCATGGAGGAAACGGGGGCATTCCCCCGCTATGCGCTCGACATGGTGCGCACGGGCGAGCATGCGGGTCGTCTGGAACGCGTGCTGCGCAGCCTCGATCTGTATTACGACGAAGAGCATCGCATGTTCGCGAAGCTGCAGTCGAGCGTTGCGTACCCTGCAGCGCTTCTTTCCATCATGGCCATCATCCTTGGGTTCACCGTGGCAGTTATCCTGCCCGTGTTCGTGGACGTATACCAGAACATGTCGGGCTCGCTCACCGCAGGGTCCTTCGGCGCGGTAAGCCTGTCCGTCACCATCGGCTGGGCCGCCCTGGGCGTTACCGTGGTATGCGCCCTTGCGGCAATAGCGCTGGTCATCGCCAGCCGCACCGAAGCCGGCCGCCAGCGCGTCCTAAACCTGTTCGAGGGCTTCCCCTCCACGCGCCAGGCCATGTACCAGCTTGCGCTCTCGCGCTTCACGGTGGCTCTTTCCACCTATATCGCGTCGGGCATCAACAACGAAGACGCCATGCAGCGCGCCATCGAAACGGTAGACCACGTAGCCCTGCGCAAAAAGCTAAAGGCCGCGCGCAACACCATGGTCAGCACCGATAATCCGCGTAGCCTTGCACAGGCCATCGCCGAAAACGACATCTTCGAACCACTATACGCACGCATGCTCACCGTGGGCAGCCACTCGGGCAGCATCGATAGCGTGCTCGGGCGTCTGTCGCAGATGTTCTTCGAGGACACCGTAACGCAGGTCGACAAGGTCATCGACCGCGTTGAGCCCATCCTGGCCGCACTGCTCACGCTAGCCGTAGGCGCAACGCTCGTTGCCGTCATGCTGCCCCTTATCGGCATCATGGGATCCATAGGATAG
- a CDS encoding transglutaminase-like domain-containing protein — MAKHTWIIALACAALCVALAACSGGGESEKTNPSSETSGSPLNAPATIEAQTFNDGAAISSNGASIDTSQVANGYVAAKGTSSSRLKFQVTKGDMSYNYDLPSDGSPIYCPINMGDGEYSFRVMQNTSGQNYVEIASTQENVSLTSEFSPFLQPNVYCDYNESSECVSVARSLTAQASNQGEAVQAICEYIINNISYDTSKADTLRTATGYIPSPDDTLASGTGICFDYASLGCAMLRSQGIPCQIITGYVSPDDIYHAWIMVYIDGVWKCGEFSVSRNTWSRVDLTFAASSGNVSQVGDGKNYTVRYTY; from the coding sequence ATGGCCAAGCACACATGGATCATCGCTCTCGCGTGCGCAGCACTCTGCGTCGCTCTGGCGGCATGCTCTGGCGGCGGCGAATCGGAAAAGACCAACCCGAGCAGCGAAACCTCGGGAAGCCCTCTGAATGCGCCCGCAACCATCGAAGCCCAAACGTTCAACGACGGCGCCGCAATCAGCTCGAACGGGGCCTCCATCGATACGTCCCAAGTCGCAAACGGCTACGTTGCTGCCAAGGGGACCAGCTCCTCACGCCTGAAATTCCAGGTCACCAAGGGCGACATGAGCTACAACTACGATCTGCCCTCCGACGGTTCGCCCATCTACTGCCCCATCAACATGGGAGACGGGGAGTACAGCTTTCGCGTCATGCAGAACACGAGCGGGCAGAACTACGTGGAAATCGCCTCCACGCAGGAGAACGTTTCCCTCACCAGCGAGTTCAGCCCCTTCCTACAACCCAACGTATACTGTGACTACAACGAGAGCAGCGAATGCGTGAGCGTTGCGCGCAGTCTTACGGCGCAGGCCAGCAACCAAGGCGAGGCCGTGCAGGCTATCTGCGAATACATCATCAACAACATCTCCTACGACACCAGCAAGGCCGACACCCTCAGAACGGCAACGGGCTACATTCCCAGCCCCGACGACACCCTCGCCAGCGGCACGGGCATCTGCTTCGATTACGCTTCCCTGGGATGCGCCATGCTGCGCAGCCAGGGAATACCCTGCCAAATCATCACGGGCTACGTTTCGCCCGACGACATCTACCATGCCTGGATCATGGTCTACATAGACGGTGTATGGAAGTGCGGCGAGTTTAGCGTCAGCCGCAACACGTGGTCGCGCGTGGACCTTACGTTTGCCGCCTCATCGGGGAACGTGAGCCAGGTGGGAGACGGTAAAAACTATACGGTTCGCTACACGTATTAG